One stretch of Manis pentadactyla isolate mManPen7 chromosome 10, mManPen7.hap1, whole genome shotgun sequence DNA includes these proteins:
- the GIGYF1 gene encoding GRB10-interacting GYF protein 1 isoform X5: MAAETLNFGPEWLRALSSGGSVASPPPSPAMPKYKLADYRYGREEMLALYVKENKVPDELQDKEFAAVLQEEPLQPLALEPLTEEEQRNFSLSVNSVAVLRLMGKGAGPPLGGASRGRGSTRSRGRGRGDSCFYQRSIEEGDGAFGRNPREIQRSQSWDDRGERRFEKSARRDGARSGFEEGGSGLRKEHARSDSENWRSLREEQEEEEEGSWRLGAGPRRDGDRWRSASPDGGPRSAGWREHGDRRRKFEFDLRGDRGGCGEEEGRGGGGSSHLRRCRGPDSFDDEKDGLPEWCLDDEDEEMGTFDASGAFLPLKKGPKEPIPEEQDLDFQGLEEEEEEPPERLDEEGPEAGGKELTPLPPQEEKPSSPSPLPTLGPLWGANGEGDEAVEKDLPAAEGDDMREMQLSPGVGSPPGPPGDLEDDEGLKHLQQEAEKLVASLQDSSLEEEQFTAAIQAQGLRHCAAVTALPLSHGAARKWFYKDPQGEIQGPFTTQEMAEWFQAGYFSMSLLVKRGCDEGFQPLGEVIKMWGRVPFAPGPSPPPLLGNMDQERLKKQQELAAAALYQQLQHQQFLQLVSSRQLPHCALREKVALGDLTPPQQQLSAFLQQLQALKPPRGGDQNLLPTMNRSLSVPDSGSLWDIHTSASSQSGGEASLWDIPVNSSTQGPILEQLQLQHKFQERREVELRVKREEEERQRREEKRRQQQQEEQKRRQEEEELFRRKQVRQQELLLKLLQQQQAAAAPPAPSSPPPLWAGLAKQGLSMKTLLELQLEGERQLHKQPPPREPSRAQSNHRVQLGGLGAAPLNQWVAEAGPLWGGPDKSGGSSGSLGLWEDTLKSSGSLARSLGLKNSRSSPSLSDSYSHLSGRPVRKKTEEEEKLLKLLQGIPRPQDGFTQWCEQMLHTLSTTGSLDVPMAVAILKEVESPYDVHDYIRSCLGDTLEAKEFAKQFLERRAKQKASQQRQQEAWLSSGSLQTAFQTNHSTKLGPGEGSKAKRRALMLHSDPSILGYSLHGPSGEIESMDDY, translated from the exons ATGGCAGCAGAGACCCTCAACTTTGGGCCTGAGTG GCTGAGGGCCCTTTCCAGTGGTGGCAGTgtggcctccccacccccatcccccgcCATGCCCAAATACAAGCTGGCTGACTATCGCTACGGGCGAGAGGAGATGCtggccctctatgtcaaggagaACAAG GTTCCTGATGAGCTGCAGGACAAGGAGTTTGCTGCGGTGCTGCAGGAGGAGCCACTGCAGCCCTTGGCACTGGAGCCTCTGACTGAGGAGGAGCAG AGAAACTTCTCCCTGTCAGTGAATAGCGTGGCTGTGCTGAGGCTGATGGGAAAAGGGGCTGGGCCCCCCCTAGGTGGCGCCTCCCGTGGCAGGGGCAGCACTCGGAGCCGAG GCCGCGGCCGCGGTGACAGTTGCTTTTACCAAAGAAGCATTGAAGAAGGCGATGGAGCCTTTGGCCGAAACCCCCGGGAGATCCAGCGCAGCCAGAGTTGGGATGACAG aGGCGAGAGGCGGTTTGAGAAGTCAGCCAGGAGGGATGGAG ctcGATCCGGGTTTGAGGAGGGAGGGTCTGGCCTGAGGAAGGAACACGCCCGCTCAGATAGCGAGAACTGGCGTTCTCTCCGAGAGGagcaagaagaggaagaagagggcagCTGGAGACTTGGGGCAGGACCCCGGCGAGATGGCGACCGCTGGCGCTCAGCCAGCCCTG ATGGTGGTCCCCGCTCTGCTGGCTGGCGGGAACATGGGGACCGACGTCGCaagtttgaatttgatttgcgAGGGGATCGAGGAGGGTGTGGTGAAGAGGAGGGGCGGGGTGGAGGAGGCAGCTCTCACCTCCGGAGGTGCCGCGGGCCTGACAGCTTTGATGATGAGAAGGATGGGCTCCCGGAGTGGTGTCTGGACGATGAGGATGAGGAAATGGGCACCTTTGACGCCTCTGGGGCCTTCTTGCCCCTCAAG AAGGGCCCCAAGGAGCCCATTCCTGAGGAGCAGGACCTCGACTTCCAGGGcctagaggaagaggaggaagagcctCCAGAAAGGCTAGATGAGGAGGGACCTGAGGCAG GGGGGAAGGAACTGaccccactgcctccccaggAGGAGAAGCCCAGCTCCCCGTCCCCACTGCCTACCTTGGGCCCACTCTGGGGAGCTAATGGGGAAGGtgatgaggctgtggagaaagaccTGCCAGCAGCTGAAG GAGATGATATGAGGGAAATGCAACTGAGTCCTGGGGTGGGCTCTCCTCCTGGCCCACCTGGAGACCTGGAAGATGATGAAGGCTTGAAGCACCTGCAGCAG GAGGCAGAGAAACTGGTGGCCTCCCTGCAGGACAGCTCTCTGGAGGAAGAGCAGTTCACGGCTGCCATTCAGGCACAGGGCCTGCGCCACTGTGCCGCTGTCACTGCCCTCCCCCTAAGCCACGGTGCCGCTCGGAAGTGGTTCTACAAGGACCCGCAGGGGGAGATCCAAG GCCCTTTCACAACACAGGAGATGGCAGAGTGGTTCCAGGCAGGCTATTTCTCCATGTCCCTGCTGGTGAAGCGGGGCTGTGATGAGGGCTTCCAGCCGCTGGGTGAGGTGATCAAGATGTGGGGTCGTGTCCCCTTTGCGCCGGGGCCCTCACCACCCCCACTGCTG GGAAACATGGACCAGGAGCGGCTGAAGAAGCAACAGGAGTTGGCGGCAGCGGCCTTGTACCAGCAGCTGCAGCACCAGCAGTTTCTTCAGCTGGTCAGCAG CCGGCAGCTCCCACATTGTGCGCTCCGGGAAAAGGTGGCTCTGGGGGACCTGACGCCACCACAGCAGCAGCTCAGCGCATTCCTGCAGCAGCTCCAAGCTCTCAAACCCCCCAG AGGTGGGGACCAGAACCTGCTCCCGACGATGAACCGATCCCTATCGGTGCCAGATTCAGGCTCCCTCTGGGACATACATACCTCAGCCTCATCACAATCAG GCGGTGAGGCCAGTCTTTGGGACATACCAGTAAACTCTTCGACTCAGGGTCCAATTCTAGAACAGCTCCAGCTGCAACATAAA TTCCAAGAGCGCAGAGAAGTGGAGCTCAGGGTGAAGCGAGAGGAGGAGGAGCGCCAGCGCCGGGAGGAGAAGCGACGCCAACAGCAGCAGGAGGAGCAAAAGcggaggcaggaggaagaggagctgTTCCGGCGTAAGCAG GTGCGGCAGCAGGAGCTACTACTGAAGCTGCTACAGCAGCAACAGGCTGCCGCCGCGCCCCCTGCACCCAGCTCCCCGCCCCCGCTCTGGGCCGGTCTGGCCAAGCAGGGACTGTCCATGAAGACGCTGCTGGAGCTGCAGTTGGAGGGTGAGCGGCAACTGCACAAGCAGCCCCCGCCTCGGGAGCCATCGAGGGCCCAGTCCAACCACCGCGTG CAGCTTGGGGGCCTGGGCGCTGCCCCCCTGAACCAGTGGGTAGCTGAGGCTGGGCCACTGTGGGGCGGGCCGGACAAGAGTGGGGGCAGCAGCGGCAGCCTGGGGCTCTGGGAGGACACCCTCAAGAGCAGTGGGAGCCTGGCCCGCAGCCTGGGCCTGAAGAACAGCCGGAGCAGCCCCTCTCTCAG TGACTCGTACAGCCACCTCTCAGGTCGGCCTGTGCGCAAAAagacagaggaggaagagaagctgcTGAAGCTGCTACAGGGCATCCCCCGGCCCCAGGATGGCTTCACCCAGTGGTGTGAGCAGATGCTACACACGCTGAGCACCACAGGCAGCCTGGATG TGCCCATGGCTGTAGCGATCCTCAAGGAGGTGGAGTCCCCCTATGATGTCCATGATTATATCCGTTCCTGCCTGGGGGACACGCTCGAAGCCAAAGAATTTGCCAAACAGTTCCTGGAGCGGAGGGCCAAGCAAAAAGCCAGCCAGCAGCGGCAGCAG GAGGCTTGGCTGAGCAGTGGCTCCCTGCAGACAGCCTTTCAGACCAACCACAGCACCAAACTCGGCCCTGGGGAGGGCAGTAAGGCCAAGAGGCGGGCATTGATGCTGCACTCAGACCCCAGCATCCTGG GGTACTCCCTGCATGGACCTTCTGGTGAGATCGAGAGCATGGATGACTACTGA
- the GIGYF1 gene encoding GRB10-interacting GYF protein 1 isoform X4 — MAAETLNFGPEWLRALSSGGSVASPPPSPAMPKYKLADYRYGREEMLALYVKENKVPDELQDKEFAAVLQEEPLQPLALEPLTEEEQRNFSLSVNSVAVLRLMGKGAGPPLGGASRGRGSTRSRGRGRGDSCFYQRSIEEGDGAFGRNPREIQRSQSWDDRGERRFEKSARRDGGMENARSGFEEGGSGLRKEHARSDSENWRSLREEQEEEEEGSWRLGAGPRRDGDRWRSASPDGGPRSAGWREHGDRRRKFEFDLRGDRGGCGEEEGRGGGGSSHLRRCRGPDSFDDEKDGLPEWCLDDEDEEMGTFDASGAFLPLKKGPKEPIPEEQDLDFQGLEEEEEEPPERLDEEGPEAGGKELTPLPPQEEKPSSPSPLPTLGPLWGANGEGDEAVEKDLPAAEGDDMREMQLSPGVGSPPGPPGDLEDDEGLKHLQQEAEKLVASLQDSSLEEEQFTAAIQAQGLRHCAAVTALPLSHGAARKWFYKDPQGEIQGPFTTQEMAEWFQAGYFSMSLLVKRGCDEGFQPLGEVIKMWGRVPFAPGPSPPPLLGNMDQERLKKQQELAAAALYQQLQHQQFLQLVSSRQLPHCALREKVALGDLTPPQQQLSAFLQQLQALKPPRGGDQNLLPTMNRSLSVPDSGSLWDIHTSASSQSGGEASLWDIPVNSSTQGPILEQLQLQHKFQERREVELRVKREEEERQRREEKRRQQQQEEQKRRQEEEELFRRKQVRQQELLLKLLQQQQAAAAPPAPSSPPPLWAGLAKQGLSMKTLLELQLEGERQLHKQPPPREPSRAQSNHRVQLGGLGAAPLNQWVAEAGPLWGGPDKSGGSSGSLGLWEDTLKSSGSLARSLGLKNSRSSPSLSDSYSHLSGRPVRKKTEEEEKLLKLLQGIPRPQDGFTQWCEQMLHTLSTTGSLDVPMAVAILKEVESPYDVHDYIRSCLGDTLEAKEFAKQFLERRAKQKASQQRQQEAWLSSGSLQTAFQTNHSTKLGPGEGSKAKRRALMLHSDPSILGYSLHGPSGEIESMDDY; from the exons ATGGCAGCAGAGACCCTCAACTTTGGGCCTGAGTG GCTGAGGGCCCTTTCCAGTGGTGGCAGTgtggcctccccacccccatcccccgcCATGCCCAAATACAAGCTGGCTGACTATCGCTACGGGCGAGAGGAGATGCtggccctctatgtcaaggagaACAAG GTTCCTGATGAGCTGCAGGACAAGGAGTTTGCTGCGGTGCTGCAGGAGGAGCCACTGCAGCCCTTGGCACTGGAGCCTCTGACTGAGGAGGAGCAG AGAAACTTCTCCCTGTCAGTGAATAGCGTGGCTGTGCTGAGGCTGATGGGAAAAGGGGCTGGGCCCCCCCTAGGTGGCGCCTCCCGTGGCAGGGGCAGCACTCGGAGCCGAG GCCGCGGCCGCGGTGACAGTTGCTTTTACCAAAGAAGCATTGAAGAAGGCGATGGAGCCTTTGGCCGAAACCCCCGGGAGATCCAGCGCAGCCAGAGTTGGGATGACAG aGGCGAGAGGCGGTTTGAGAAGTCAGCCAGGAGGGATGGAGGTATGGAGAATG ctcGATCCGGGTTTGAGGAGGGAGGGTCTGGCCTGAGGAAGGAACACGCCCGCTCAGATAGCGAGAACTGGCGTTCTCTCCGAGAGGagcaagaagaggaagaagagggcagCTGGAGACTTGGGGCAGGACCCCGGCGAGATGGCGACCGCTGGCGCTCAGCCAGCCCTG ATGGTGGTCCCCGCTCTGCTGGCTGGCGGGAACATGGGGACCGACGTCGCaagtttgaatttgatttgcgAGGGGATCGAGGAGGGTGTGGTGAAGAGGAGGGGCGGGGTGGAGGAGGCAGCTCTCACCTCCGGAGGTGCCGCGGGCCTGACAGCTTTGATGATGAGAAGGATGGGCTCCCGGAGTGGTGTCTGGACGATGAGGATGAGGAAATGGGCACCTTTGACGCCTCTGGGGCCTTCTTGCCCCTCAAG AAGGGCCCCAAGGAGCCCATTCCTGAGGAGCAGGACCTCGACTTCCAGGGcctagaggaagaggaggaagagcctCCAGAAAGGCTAGATGAGGAGGGACCTGAGGCAG GGGGGAAGGAACTGaccccactgcctccccaggAGGAGAAGCCCAGCTCCCCGTCCCCACTGCCTACCTTGGGCCCACTCTGGGGAGCTAATGGGGAAGGtgatgaggctgtggagaaagaccTGCCAGCAGCTGAAG GAGATGATATGAGGGAAATGCAACTGAGTCCTGGGGTGGGCTCTCCTCCTGGCCCACCTGGAGACCTGGAAGATGATGAAGGCTTGAAGCACCTGCAGCAG GAGGCAGAGAAACTGGTGGCCTCCCTGCAGGACAGCTCTCTGGAGGAAGAGCAGTTCACGGCTGCCATTCAGGCACAGGGCCTGCGCCACTGTGCCGCTGTCACTGCCCTCCCCCTAAGCCACGGTGCCGCTCGGAAGTGGTTCTACAAGGACCCGCAGGGGGAGATCCAAG GCCCTTTCACAACACAGGAGATGGCAGAGTGGTTCCAGGCAGGCTATTTCTCCATGTCCCTGCTGGTGAAGCGGGGCTGTGATGAGGGCTTCCAGCCGCTGGGTGAGGTGATCAAGATGTGGGGTCGTGTCCCCTTTGCGCCGGGGCCCTCACCACCCCCACTGCTG GGAAACATGGACCAGGAGCGGCTGAAGAAGCAACAGGAGTTGGCGGCAGCGGCCTTGTACCAGCAGCTGCAGCACCAGCAGTTTCTTCAGCTGGTCAGCAG CCGGCAGCTCCCACATTGTGCGCTCCGGGAAAAGGTGGCTCTGGGGGACCTGACGCCACCACAGCAGCAGCTCAGCGCATTCCTGCAGCAGCTCCAAGCTCTCAAACCCCCCAG AGGTGGGGACCAGAACCTGCTCCCGACGATGAACCGATCCCTATCGGTGCCAGATTCAGGCTCCCTCTGGGACATACATACCTCAGCCTCATCACAATCAG GCGGTGAGGCCAGTCTTTGGGACATACCAGTAAACTCTTCGACTCAGGGTCCAATTCTAGAACAGCTCCAGCTGCAACATAAA TTCCAAGAGCGCAGAGAAGTGGAGCTCAGGGTGAAGCGAGAGGAGGAGGAGCGCCAGCGCCGGGAGGAGAAGCGACGCCAACAGCAGCAGGAGGAGCAAAAGcggaggcaggaggaagaggagctgTTCCGGCGTAAGCAG GTGCGGCAGCAGGAGCTACTACTGAAGCTGCTACAGCAGCAACAGGCTGCCGCCGCGCCCCCTGCACCCAGCTCCCCGCCCCCGCTCTGGGCCGGTCTGGCCAAGCAGGGACTGTCCATGAAGACGCTGCTGGAGCTGCAGTTGGAGGGTGAGCGGCAACTGCACAAGCAGCCCCCGCCTCGGGAGCCATCGAGGGCCCAGTCCAACCACCGCGTG CAGCTTGGGGGCCTGGGCGCTGCCCCCCTGAACCAGTGGGTAGCTGAGGCTGGGCCACTGTGGGGCGGGCCGGACAAGAGTGGGGGCAGCAGCGGCAGCCTGGGGCTCTGGGAGGACACCCTCAAGAGCAGTGGGAGCCTGGCCCGCAGCCTGGGCCTGAAGAACAGCCGGAGCAGCCCCTCTCTCAG TGACTCGTACAGCCACCTCTCAGGTCGGCCTGTGCGCAAAAagacagaggaggaagagaagctgcTGAAGCTGCTACAGGGCATCCCCCGGCCCCAGGATGGCTTCACCCAGTGGTGTGAGCAGATGCTACACACGCTGAGCACCACAGGCAGCCTGGATG TGCCCATGGCTGTAGCGATCCTCAAGGAGGTGGAGTCCCCCTATGATGTCCATGATTATATCCGTTCCTGCCTGGGGGACACGCTCGAAGCCAAAGAATTTGCCAAACAGTTCCTGGAGCGGAGGGCCAAGCAAAAAGCCAGCCAGCAGCGGCAGCAG GAGGCTTGGCTGAGCAGTGGCTCCCTGCAGACAGCCTTTCAGACCAACCACAGCACCAAACTCGGCCCTGGGGAGGGCAGTAAGGCCAAGAGGCGGGCATTGATGCTGCACTCAGACCCCAGCATCCTGG GGTACTCCCTGCATGGACCTTCTGGTGAGATCGAGAGCATGGATGACTACTGA
- the GIGYF1 gene encoding GRB10-interacting GYF protein 1 isoform X3, whose amino-acid sequence MAAETLNFGPEWLRALSSGGSVASPPPSPAMPKYKLADYRYGREEMLALYVKENKVPDELQDKEFAAVLQEEPLQPLALEPLTEEEQRNFSLSVNSVAVLRLMGKGAGPPLGGASRGRGSTRSRGRGRGDSCFYQRSIEEGDGAFGRNPREIQRSQSWDDRGERRFEKSARRDGARSGFEEGGSGLRKEHARSDSENWRSLREEQEEEEEGSWRLGAGPRRDGDRWRSASPDGGPRSAGWREHGDRRRKFEFDLRGDRGGCGEEEGRGGGGSSHLRRCRGPDSFDDEKDGLPEWCLDDEDEEMGTFDASGAFLPLKVSEVKGPKEPIPEEQDLDFQGLEEEEEEPPERLDEEGPEAGGKELTPLPPQEEKPSSPSPLPTLGPLWGANGEGDEAVEKDLPAAEGDDMREMQLSPGVGSPPGPPGDLEDDEGLKHLQQEAEKLVASLQDSSLEEEQFTAAIQAQGLRHCAAVTALPLSHGAARKWFYKDPQGEIQGPFTTQEMAEWFQAGYFSMSLLVKRGCDEGFQPLGEVIKMWGRVPFAPGPSPPPLLGNMDQERLKKQQELAAAALYQQLQHQQFLQLVSSRQLPHCALREKVALGDLTPPQQQLSAFLQQLQALKPPRGGDQNLLPTMNRSLSVPDSGSLWDIHTSASSQSGGEASLWDIPVNSSTQGPILEQLQLQHKFQERREVELRVKREEEERQRREEKRRQQQQEEQKRRQEEEELFRRKQVRQQELLLKLLQQQQAAAAPPAPSSPPPLWAGLAKQGLSMKTLLELQLEGERQLHKQPPPREPSRAQSNHRVQLGGLGAAPLNQWVAEAGPLWGGPDKSGGSSGSLGLWEDTLKSSGSLARSLGLKNSRSSPSLSDSYSHLSGRPVRKKTEEEEKLLKLLQGIPRPQDGFTQWCEQMLHTLSTTGSLDVPMAVAILKEVESPYDVHDYIRSCLGDTLEAKEFAKQFLERRAKQKASQQRQQEAWLSSGSLQTAFQTNHSTKLGPGEGSKAKRRALMLHSDPSILGYSLHGPSGEIESMDDY is encoded by the exons ATGGCAGCAGAGACCCTCAACTTTGGGCCTGAGTG GCTGAGGGCCCTTTCCAGTGGTGGCAGTgtggcctccccacccccatcccccgcCATGCCCAAATACAAGCTGGCTGACTATCGCTACGGGCGAGAGGAGATGCtggccctctatgtcaaggagaACAAG GTTCCTGATGAGCTGCAGGACAAGGAGTTTGCTGCGGTGCTGCAGGAGGAGCCACTGCAGCCCTTGGCACTGGAGCCTCTGACTGAGGAGGAGCAG AGAAACTTCTCCCTGTCAGTGAATAGCGTGGCTGTGCTGAGGCTGATGGGAAAAGGGGCTGGGCCCCCCCTAGGTGGCGCCTCCCGTGGCAGGGGCAGCACTCGGAGCCGAG GCCGCGGCCGCGGTGACAGTTGCTTTTACCAAAGAAGCATTGAAGAAGGCGATGGAGCCTTTGGCCGAAACCCCCGGGAGATCCAGCGCAGCCAGAGTTGGGATGACAG aGGCGAGAGGCGGTTTGAGAAGTCAGCCAGGAGGGATGGAG ctcGATCCGGGTTTGAGGAGGGAGGGTCTGGCCTGAGGAAGGAACACGCCCGCTCAGATAGCGAGAACTGGCGTTCTCTCCGAGAGGagcaagaagaggaagaagagggcagCTGGAGACTTGGGGCAGGACCCCGGCGAGATGGCGACCGCTGGCGCTCAGCCAGCCCTG ATGGTGGTCCCCGCTCTGCTGGCTGGCGGGAACATGGGGACCGACGTCGCaagtttgaatttgatttgcgAGGGGATCGAGGAGGGTGTGGTGAAGAGGAGGGGCGGGGTGGAGGAGGCAGCTCTCACCTCCGGAGGTGCCGCGGGCCTGACAGCTTTGATGATGAGAAGGATGGGCTCCCGGAGTGGTGTCTGGACGATGAGGATGAGGAAATGGGCACCTTTGACGCCTCTGGGGCCTTCTTGCCCCTCAAGGTATCTGAGGTG AAGGGCCCCAAGGAGCCCATTCCTGAGGAGCAGGACCTCGACTTCCAGGGcctagaggaagaggaggaagagcctCCAGAAAGGCTAGATGAGGAGGGACCTGAGGCAG GGGGGAAGGAACTGaccccactgcctccccaggAGGAGAAGCCCAGCTCCCCGTCCCCACTGCCTACCTTGGGCCCACTCTGGGGAGCTAATGGGGAAGGtgatgaggctgtggagaaagaccTGCCAGCAGCTGAAG GAGATGATATGAGGGAAATGCAACTGAGTCCTGGGGTGGGCTCTCCTCCTGGCCCACCTGGAGACCTGGAAGATGATGAAGGCTTGAAGCACCTGCAGCAG GAGGCAGAGAAACTGGTGGCCTCCCTGCAGGACAGCTCTCTGGAGGAAGAGCAGTTCACGGCTGCCATTCAGGCACAGGGCCTGCGCCACTGTGCCGCTGTCACTGCCCTCCCCCTAAGCCACGGTGCCGCTCGGAAGTGGTTCTACAAGGACCCGCAGGGGGAGATCCAAG GCCCTTTCACAACACAGGAGATGGCAGAGTGGTTCCAGGCAGGCTATTTCTCCATGTCCCTGCTGGTGAAGCGGGGCTGTGATGAGGGCTTCCAGCCGCTGGGTGAGGTGATCAAGATGTGGGGTCGTGTCCCCTTTGCGCCGGGGCCCTCACCACCCCCACTGCTG GGAAACATGGACCAGGAGCGGCTGAAGAAGCAACAGGAGTTGGCGGCAGCGGCCTTGTACCAGCAGCTGCAGCACCAGCAGTTTCTTCAGCTGGTCAGCAG CCGGCAGCTCCCACATTGTGCGCTCCGGGAAAAGGTGGCTCTGGGGGACCTGACGCCACCACAGCAGCAGCTCAGCGCATTCCTGCAGCAGCTCCAAGCTCTCAAACCCCCCAG AGGTGGGGACCAGAACCTGCTCCCGACGATGAACCGATCCCTATCGGTGCCAGATTCAGGCTCCCTCTGGGACATACATACCTCAGCCTCATCACAATCAG GCGGTGAGGCCAGTCTTTGGGACATACCAGTAAACTCTTCGACTCAGGGTCCAATTCTAGAACAGCTCCAGCTGCAACATAAA TTCCAAGAGCGCAGAGAAGTGGAGCTCAGGGTGAAGCGAGAGGAGGAGGAGCGCCAGCGCCGGGAGGAGAAGCGACGCCAACAGCAGCAGGAGGAGCAAAAGcggaggcaggaggaagaggagctgTTCCGGCGTAAGCAG GTGCGGCAGCAGGAGCTACTACTGAAGCTGCTACAGCAGCAACAGGCTGCCGCCGCGCCCCCTGCACCCAGCTCCCCGCCCCCGCTCTGGGCCGGTCTGGCCAAGCAGGGACTGTCCATGAAGACGCTGCTGGAGCTGCAGTTGGAGGGTGAGCGGCAACTGCACAAGCAGCCCCCGCCTCGGGAGCCATCGAGGGCCCAGTCCAACCACCGCGTG CAGCTTGGGGGCCTGGGCGCTGCCCCCCTGAACCAGTGGGTAGCTGAGGCTGGGCCACTGTGGGGCGGGCCGGACAAGAGTGGGGGCAGCAGCGGCAGCCTGGGGCTCTGGGAGGACACCCTCAAGAGCAGTGGGAGCCTGGCCCGCAGCCTGGGCCTGAAGAACAGCCGGAGCAGCCCCTCTCTCAG TGACTCGTACAGCCACCTCTCAGGTCGGCCTGTGCGCAAAAagacagaggaggaagagaagctgcTGAAGCTGCTACAGGGCATCCCCCGGCCCCAGGATGGCTTCACCCAGTGGTGTGAGCAGATGCTACACACGCTGAGCACCACAGGCAGCCTGGATG TGCCCATGGCTGTAGCGATCCTCAAGGAGGTGGAGTCCCCCTATGATGTCCATGATTATATCCGTTCCTGCCTGGGGGACACGCTCGAAGCCAAAGAATTTGCCAAACAGTTCCTGGAGCGGAGGGCCAAGCAAAAAGCCAGCCAGCAGCGGCAGCAG GAGGCTTGGCTGAGCAGTGGCTCCCTGCAGACAGCCTTTCAGACCAACCACAGCACCAAACTCGGCCCTGGGGAGGGCAGTAAGGCCAAGAGGCGGGCATTGATGCTGCACTCAGACCCCAGCATCCTGG GGTACTCCCTGCATGGACCTTCTGGTGAGATCGAGAGCATGGATGACTACTGA